CGAGTTAAGCTACCTGTTCAAGCTGTGCTTAGGAAGGCAGAGCGGAGGGGGGGATACACTTAAGCTTGACCTGTCTAGGCTGATATTTCAAGAAGGGACCTGCCTGCTGTGCCCTTGGATTATTCTTATCCTAAGCTAAAGAGAATAGGATTCGCCACTAGAGAGCTTTAAGCTGCACCATTCCTACCACAATCTCTGGCAGAGCAGGATAGATTTAACACATTTCATTCCGTTTCAGTTTTGCTTTATGCACTGCCTCAAATAAATTGGTTAAGTCTATAAGGAGCCACCCCCTCTGGTgtcatttgtgggggggggggggggggtctctttaCTAAGCGGTGGGACTCCCCGGCCAGCAGTGCTCAGTGTTACAGATTAGTAAGTCCCGTGGCTGTAACATACCGCGGCGGACGTTTCAAACAATGACGGCAGCTCCACCTCCGGGAGCCACCATcttttaaaaaagggggggggggtcttttggCCTTGCATACTCTGCCCCCACCCCTGGGAGTCTCAGACTCTCCTCTCCCAAAACCCCCCTGCAGGCCCAAGCCTGCCCCACCCAGTCCCAAACTCCAGTGCCTTGTAAAATGTTCCCCTCCCCGGACCTCCATTctcctgcccacccccccccccccccccgcaggactGCTCCCGCACGCTGGCCCACCCCCGGGAACCCTCCAACGCcaggggaatggggggagggggcagtctgTAGGCCCGCTGTGGTGTTATTTGCCCAGCAGTGAGCAGTGAGCATGCACCTCAGCTCATTTTAATACCCTCCTGGGGCCGGGTTTTTTGAAGAGGAGATAACATGCGGTATTGGGAATTCCACGCATTATCCCGCATTAATGCGTTTACTGTGCGCTAAAGCAAGCTGGTACCTGACACAAGGAGCAGTGTcggcgggatttgaaccctggcttctcggGTTCACAGCCCCCTGTGCTACCCACTAGGCCCCGCCGCTCATTGCAAGGCTGGATTTTTCaggcccctcccccttccccacactGAAGGGTCCTTAATATTTATGGCTCTTGTCAGCCTTGGGCAGAAACAGAAGGGCAAATTTAGAGCCGAGCAAAGAGAGGCCATAATTAGAAGGAGCACTTTATGGCAGCCCCCGATGAGTTTCCTGCTGTTAAAGCCTTCTTGAAGACAAAAGCCACATTCTTGGGGGCCGGACTGAGCAGCCAAAGGCAATAATTCCCAGAGGATGCAAAgctgctgggggggggcaggcgAAGTTTATGGAGGGCAATAATTactgacaggcaggcaggcaggctcccaggagATCAGCAGCTGCCCAGCCTCCAActggcaggggagggaggaggggggacccCTGCAGCTACTGatggtgcagggggggggggtctgcagaTTCACCAAACCACTGCACTGCTGCACCCGGGCAGTGAAAGGGGGCAGGAGGGCTATAAACAAAGCCCCACCCCAGTGCCCTTCTCACTTTTCATGTCCAGTATTCCGGTCAGGCCCGCTCTTTGTCAGGTTATTAAGGGAAAGAACCCCCCTCCCAGATCAAGGTGCCCTGCTTCAGTGGCCGGAGAGACCCCGAGAGGTCCCCGCACCGCTCCCGGGGACACTGCTGGCCACCCCCCTCCTTCACAGCTTCTCGTGTCCTTTTCCTTGCGCTCAGCAggtgactcgggggggggggggccggggacGACCTGCAAGGACCGAATGACCTCGCCAGCGGCCTCCTGATGGATTTCCCCCGGGGCTCCCCCgcctgcctgctgctgctgctgctgcgctgGGTCCTCCTCTCCCAGGccgccctctcctcctcctcctccctcctcctgacCCCGCTCGGCAGCCGGCGGAGCAGCTGCAAGGCCATCCCCAGCGGCCTGGCGCTCTGCCACGGGGTGGGCTACGGCAGCATGCGGCTGCCCAACCTGCTGGGCCACGACACCATGCGGGAGGCGCTGCAGCAGGCCGGCTCCTGGCTGCCCCTGCTCGCCAAGCGCTGCCACCGCGACACCAAGAAGTTCCTCTGCAGCCTCTTCGCGCCCGTCTGCCTGCCGGAGCTGGAGGAGGCCGTGCACCCCTGCCGCTCCCTCTGCCGGGGGGTGCGGGACGGCTGCGCCCCGGTCATGGCCGCCTTCGGCTTCCCCTGGCCGGCGATGTTCAACTGCAGCCGCTTCCCGGCGGAGAGCGAGCTGTGCGTGCCCCCGGGGGCCGCCGACGGCCCGCCGGGGGCCgccgcggcggcagcagcagcaggtgagTGAGCGAGGGGAGCTCGGAAACCTGCtggaagccccctcccccccccccgggggaccCAGATCCGGCTCCTGGCGACAGAGCGATCGGTGGCTGTGCCTAACCTAAGTCACATTTGGCTCGTTTTGGGCCTGAGAAGGCGGGACAGACGTTGCTTTGAGCTTGGCTCCTCGTCTTGGAAGCGCGATGCCACCCTTACCGCCCTGCCCTGTGCATGTTGCTTTCTAATATTCCCGTGGGCTTCCGAGAGCTCTTCCCAGGCGCCCCCATCCCCTCGCCACATTTCCTTTCCCAGCGGGTATGTTGgggtttttatgttttgttttgtttttttatgctcCCTGCAGATGGACAGCGCTGTGCTCTCCGATGGCGCTTTAGCAATAAGAGATAATACATCGGGGGTGCGCAAACCGGTCCTCGGgcgcccccccagccagtcgggctgtcaggatatccccaatgcaTGCATAGGATGTAGTGCATggaaatacatctcatgcatattcattagagagatcctgaaagcctgactggctagGGGGCCGCAAGGACCGAGTTCCGCACCCCTGCAGTTGatgttggttgggggggggggggggggggcatttaaaAGTCCTTTAAAAACGCACAGTAAAGTCAGACCTGCAGAAGGACTTATTTTGGATTTCTGTGcagacattttggggggagggaggctccccgtgcccctcccccttcacccTCTCAGTAAATCTGTGCAAGTCATGTTGCAGGGTTCACATTCTTTGGCTTATGGGTGATTTTTTCGCCTTCTGCTGGCACAACCCCGAGGGACATTGTCCTGACCGCCCAGCAGCAGCCTGCGTACCCGAAGCTGCTCTTCTCTTCCGGCCTTCTGCAGGGCCTCCCCTGAGTCTGCCCACAGCCCCCACGCCCCCACGCCTCCCTGCCACCTATCTCAGCCAGAGCACCTCACCCCTGACCccagctcccctctcctcctcaccccattcTGCATGCACCTCAGTTCCTGACCCGCAGTCCCTTccgtgggggggagagagggagcaggtcttgggggcgcgAAACCTTCTGCCTGTGATAAAACCTGGCGGCACTGCTCTTTGCCACGCGCCCGATCCCTGTTCTCAGGCTGGGAGAGCGCGCGACGGAGGCAGGACGTGCGAGACTTTCCGTGGGGATCCGCCGGCGAGGCCTTGCTTTTCGCAGGTGGGCCGCTGCCAGCCCCTCCTCCTCATGCTGCCCTGTCTTTCCTTGCCAGAGCCTCCGTGTGCCGCCTGCCAGGGACCAGGGGACAGCGAGAAGGAGTTCATGGAAAACGTCTGCAACAAGGACTTCGGTAAGGGCATCTTTTCACCGGAAAGCGAAGATATCGGCACGTGAGACCGCTCTTATAAGGCTAAGAAGGGCTCTTACCTTCCCAGGAATATAACAGTGCCCCTTCATTGGAACCTACCCCCGTCCTTGCTTATAACAGAGAAGTTCTGTCCCCTCCCCCCGGAAAAATAATTGTTGCGCCCTGTTTTAGGCAGCAGTCACGTTGTGCATGACCCGGCCTCTTTGGAAGGAGCACATTTGATAACTCCTAGCGCCTTCATCACAAAGAGGGAGCAGCGATCACattcgggccgatgcaatatcgggggGCGGAAAACGGGCGCTGATGACTGAGCGCCCGCTGGCCAAACGCGCGGCGATGCacttctctggggggggggggcccccccgaTGTTATATTTAAAGGGgctgccgcagtaaaaaggaggcgctgggggaaATTGCGctgccctagcgcctcctcagcagcgggcgcccaggagacgagGCTGACAGCGtgcgttaggaaaatggaagctcgTCAATCGAGCGTCCGTTTAACTAACCCGGCCgccagcaagatttttttttttttggggggggggttttccttttttgattcctccgacttaatatcgccacgatattaaatcGTAGGAACTACAgagaagcagtattttctgtaatCCTTTTGGGCTCcgcaagaattaacgcctgctccggggcagACGTTACATTTTGAGGATAAAAATGTGCGCatcaggcacacattttttttttgcacgggaGGAAAAATAGCCAATAGTCTCATGGACATGAATGTAGGTGTGATGAGTGATATCAGCTATGTGCTTGGTTGGACGCACTAACCCCCCTTTTGCACGAAGGGGCTCTGGAAGCGCGTCCAAAACGAGCATCCAGTCGCCTGTTGAGCCATGGGCTGCAGCCAGCGcgcggtattgcattggccttgaAAGAGTCTTTTTTAAGGGGACAGAAAACGCCGAGACTCATACTGCAGTTCTTACCCTAGGAACATGCACGAGGCTACTCTTACAGTAATAAGAGTATCTCACTGGGAGCAGTGGGAATGCTGAGCATGTTCCCAGCAGTGTAATATAGGGGCAGTAACTCCTCAAGATCCTGGCTGGGTTGgccctacctctctctctccctttgtaACCTTGAGTTAACCatttaacctcccccccccccccccccatgctcagACATAGAATACAAGCCCCCTGCGACAGACCTGTTGTAGGCTTGTGGTTTATTTTGTACAGCGCTGGGCACACTGATGACGCTGTAGGAACAATATGTAATACTATAATTATTTACTCAGTGTCGCTCCTTGAGCATTGGAAGTTATAGCCGTGCAATTCAGAACATGCAAGGAGTAACTTTATTAAGCCGAAACACACAACAGTTTCAGAGCACAGAGAATTACGTCAGAAATGAAGAGGCttttatgatatttttcatgCAGAAAACTGAACTTCCAGAGTTGTGACATTTCCTCAGTAACCCCTTGATGGAACGTACAAGCAAGGCTGGTTATTTACCCACACACGGGCCATTCTCTGGCTGCCCCCTCCTCCTGGCCACTCGTTTTCCATCCATCTGGCTGTCAGGATCAGAGAGGAGCATAGGCCTGTAGGGCCCCCAGTGTAATAAGCCGCAGTCTGCCGTCTGCATCTTTTTGTGCATACAAATTAGTGCTCctgtgtgcaaatccaaggttaACGAAGGCATTCGCTATTACTCCCCAGCGCACAGAGGGGTGTAGGCTTCATGCTGGGAATACAACTCCTGCTCAGAGGTGGAGGAAAGTTTCTGGGGCTGGTGACAGTCTATGGGGCTGAGCCTGGAGTTTGTGTGGGGATCCTGTACTCGGGATGGATGCAAAGGCAACATGCTTTGCatacaaatcatgttttgtgcgcACTAAGCATATTTTCCGTGCACATTTTAAGGTTATCGTGCTTTATTTTgttaaactcccgatgcattattGTACCATTAATTTACTGCTTTGggagttaaaacattttttagtatAGACTGAAGTTCAGTTATTCGTGTTTTATTTACATCAGGACTTAGGAAGAACTTCAGCCGCCCTAGGCAGACCTCGAACTGATTTGCTGTCGGGTACTTCTGTCTTTTGCAGCCCTGAAACTGAGCGTCCACTCCACATCCAGCGAGGAAGGGCACCTGAAGGTGATCCCCGAGGTGAAGAGCAGGGCTCTCTACAAGCAGGAAGGCTGGACGGAAGAGGAGCTGAGGAAGACCGTTCTCTGGCTGACAGACGGCGACTCCTGCACCTGCGAGGAGATCAGAGAGCAAGGGGCCACCTTCCTGGTGCTGGGCCAGCAGGTGGCCGGCAAGCTGGTCATTTCCTGGCtgaggaaatgggaaagaggCGAGAAGGAGCTGAAGAAGTTCAGCAGGCTTGTGCGGAGAGTGCAGTgctagggtggggtggggggggggggagcgggggagggatggaggaaggGGATTGAGGGGGGGTGATTGCAAAGTCACCTTAAGGTGGAGATTTCCTATCACATCACGGCTTGCAAAAGCTCTGCCAGCATCAGTGCCGTGGCCCATTTCACGTACTGATCATGTCGGTGTCTTCCGTGGCCCCACGAGGGTCAGATCAGACGCGTGGGTCGGCGCTGAAGGAAGTGGGCTTGTGATGTCCTTTCCTGCTAATCGGAGCCAGCGCCGACCCAGCATGGCTTCAGGGAGCAGTCGGTGCCCCTCCTCATAAAGCGGCGTCTTTTCCACGGGCATTAAGTCGTCTCTACACTGGTGGAAGCCGCTTTGTGACAGCGGGGACACTTCTCCGAGCTCAGCTTTTCAAAGCCCATGACCCGCTTGAATTGCCCGTCCTCAGTTTGGCTGCAGACCCGCGCGGGGATCCCCCAGCATGGGGGCTGGTAACCGGATTGAGAAGAGgcattcccgggggggggggggggggctgttttggGCGGGATTAGGCAATAACACACGGAGATTCAAGTCTACGGGTGGTGttttccatacaaaaaaaaaaaatgcaaatgaaaagtccatggcctttgcagaTCAGGAAGGAAGTCCTGCAGCTGCGCACTGCGCACCTAGGCAAGCAGCGTGGAAATTGTACCCCTCATGTCTCCCTCCCTGGGCTTCCGGGTCAGACCTCGCTTCTGAACCTGCTGAGTGGcttgagagagggtggggtggGCAGGTGGGACAGGGAGGAAGAGAATGGATGGATTCCTCCTCCTTGCCCTCTTCCCACGCCTCCTCCTAATGCTGACTCtcctcctcattcctccactcgCTTTCCCCCTCCGGCCACTCGGATTCCTCCTGAAAAACGAGATTTCAGCCTCGCTGTCTCTGCCTGTGTGACAGGCAGGGTGATTAAAACATCTTCTCTAACCCTCACCAGACGTTTGGGGTATTTCTTGCCATTGCTTTTTCTGGATCACTGTGGTTTTCTTTTCCTGGTCGGTCGCCACTGGATTCTGGGACCGTCAGGCCTACTTTCCTCTTTCTGACCGGTATAATCtgtattttttcaattatttaaagGACTTGCAGTCCCCAAGAACCAAAGTACTCAACGGATTACAAAAGACAGACGTAATTAAATACcgataaaacaaaacaagaaatgctGAGGAAAAGAAATTGTTTCAAATAAGTTATAATCTTAAAatgacaaacaaaataaaacagaaacatccACATAACAAAAAACTATTAAGATGCCATAGGGCTGAATGCCTGTGAGAAGCAGAGGGATTCAGGTTGTTTGCTAAAGGTGGGGTAACATGAAATTTAAGCGGATTTCTTCGGGTGAACTGAGCCTGCTGCATAAAATATCCTCCGCCTTGTTTGGTCGAGGTGCGGGTGTCTCTCATCAGCCCCACTGTTTACCTGTCAGGAGATCACAGTCCCCCCACTGCAGAAAGAGGAGCAAGGCAGGGCGACAGACTGGAAACAGAGGAGAGAAGTGGCATGGGCGGGCGTATATAACCCCCCCCAAACTGCCACCTCCACGAGCACTGTACGTCACCAGaaccagcaccccccccccccccccccaatatgccaGCAATGCAGGCACTGTGGCAGTGGCCCAGTTCAAAAGCCACATCAGCAGGGGAGGGAGGACCCAGACGCATGTGCAGGTGCAccgggggagggagctgggatggcCGGCTCTCCTCAGAAGAGTCTGGGTTACAGGGTATTAATGAGCATAAAAACAGgattaaacaggcatacccagagTAGAGCCCCCTACTTCCTACCTCACATCCATGTATATTATTGTTAAGACCTCACTACGTAACCATGTAATCTCGTTATTTACTCTGCCGTTGATTGTTGCTATGACTTCATCATGTTATGATGCAATCTTGTTAGCCTTCTCCGCAGTTTTGTTTCTTTCTCACTCTGCCTTCTGTTAACTACCTCCGTTTAGATTCTTAttctttgttcccccttccccacaccctgttttttgtaatttccatcttcagtttggatgtaaaccgatatgatatgtttcacactaatatcggtatagaaaagcatttaaataaataaataaatacattaaaaaaaaaaaggtcct
This sequence is a window from Rhinatrema bivittatum chromosome 5, aRhiBiv1.1, whole genome shotgun sequence. Protein-coding genes within it:
- the LOC115091811 gene encoding secreted frizzled-related protein 2-like, with the protein product MDFPRGSPACLLLLLLRWVLLSQAALSSSSSLLLTPLGSRRSSCKAIPSGLALCHGVGYGSMRLPNLLGHDTMREALQQAGSWLPLLAKRCHRDTKKFLCSLFAPVCLPELEEAVHPCRSLCRGVRDGCAPVMAAFGFPWPAMFNCSRFPAESELCVPPGAADGPPGAAAAAAAAEPPCAACQGPGDSEKEFMENVCNKDFALKLSVHSTSSEEGHLKVIPEVKSRALYKQEGWTEEELRKTVLWLTDGDSCTCEEIREQGATFLVLGQQVAGKLVISWLRKWERGEKELKKFSRLVRRVQC